The Agromyces marinus genome window below encodes:
- the rpsI gene encoding 30S ribosomal protein S9, which yields MAKIADQIDQAPESYTTESAPAAAPAARPVLNVSGAAVGRRKQAIARVRVVPGAGTITVNGRAFADYFPNKLHQQLITDPFTVLELSGSYDVVARITGGGPSGQAGALRLAIARALNEIDRENNRPTLKKAGFLTRDARVIERKKAGLKKARKAPQFSKR from the coding sequence ATGGCGAAGATCGCAGACCAGATCGACCAGGCTCCTGAGAGCTACACCACCGAGTCGGCTCCGGCCGCCGCCCCCGCGGCGCGTCCCGTGCTGAACGTCTCGGGCGCGGCCGTCGGCCGCCGCAAGCAGGCCATCGCGCGCGTGCGCGTCGTGCCGGGCGCGGGCACCATCACGGTCAACGGCCGTGCGTTCGCGGACTACTTCCCGAACAAGCTCCACCAGCAGCTGATCACCGACCCGTTCACGGTCCTCGAGCTCAGCGGCTCGTACGACGTCGTGGCGCGCATCACCGGCGGCGGCCCCTCGGGCCAGGCCGGCGCGCTGCGCCTCGCGATCGCCCGTGCGCTGAACGAGATCGACCGCGAGAACAACCGTCCGACCCTGAAGAAGGCCGGCTTCCTCACGCGCGACGCCCGCGTCATCGAGCGCAAGAAGGCCGGGCTCAAGAAGGCCCGCAAGGCGCCCCAGTTCTCGAAGCGCTAA
- the map gene encoding type I methionyl aminopeptidase translates to MRPAGEATAALLASVRERLAVGATPLELDAVADEVIRSHGGRSNFRLVPGYRHAVCVSVDDDVVHGIPDDRLFAPGALVSVDGGVEIDGWNGDAAFSAVLPDPERPDVVAARSQLVRAAEDALWAGIAALAGARHLNEVGEAIEESVEASGPFGIVEGYGGHGIGRSMHEEPSVHNHSVRGRGPRVRPGLVVAIEPMIVAGHPDTFVREDGWTVATVDGSDAAHVEHSVAVHGAGIWVLTAPDGGVGGLEPFGVRPVPIS, encoded by the coding sequence ATGCGGCCCGCCGGCGAGGCGACCGCGGCGTTGCTCGCGAGCGTCCGCGAGCGGCTCGCGGTCGGGGCGACACCGCTGGAGCTGGATGCGGTCGCCGACGAGGTCATCCGATCGCACGGGGGCCGCTCGAACTTCCGCCTCGTGCCCGGGTACCGGCATGCCGTGTGCGTCTCGGTCGACGACGACGTGGTCCACGGCATCCCGGACGATCGGCTGTTCGCGCCCGGTGCGCTCGTCTCGGTCGACGGCGGCGTCGAGATCGACGGATGGAACGGCGATGCCGCGTTCTCGGCCGTGCTGCCCGACCCGGAGCGCCCCGACGTCGTCGCAGCTCGTTCGCAGCTGGTCCGCGCCGCGGAGGACGCGCTGTGGGCCGGGATCGCCGCGCTGGCCGGCGCGCGTCACCTCAACGAGGTCGGCGAGGCGATCGAGGAGTCCGTCGAGGCGTCGGGTCCGTTCGGCATCGTCGAGGGCTACGGCGGGCACGGGATCGGGCGCAGCATGCACGAGGAGCCCTCGGTCCACAACCACTCCGTGCGCGGACGGGGTCCGCGCGTGCGACCCGGGCTCGTCGTCGCGATCGAGCCCATGATCGTCGCCGGCCACCCGGACACCTTCGTGCGGGAGGACGGCTGGACGGTCGCGACGGTCGACGGCTCGGACGCGGCGCACGTCGAACACAGCGTCGCGGTCCACGGCGCGGGCATCTGGGTGCTCACCGCCCCCGATGGCGGCGTTGGGGGACTGGAGCCGTTCGGCGTGCGGCCCGTGCCCATCTCCTGA
- the glmM gene encoding phosphoglucosamine mutase has protein sequence MPRLFGTDGVRGLANRELTADLALGLAQAAAAVLTQGRHADENRAAGRRPVAIVARDPRVSGEFLTAAVSAGLASSGVDVLDAGVIPTPATAFLIDSIAADFGVMISASHNPAPDNGIKFFSFGGTKLPDEVEDRIESYLGRQKLAPTGDGVGRIRRFADAEDRYVVHLLGTLPARLEGLTVVLDCAHGAAAGVSPETFRDAGAEVIVIGADPDGMNINDGVGSTHLEQLQRAVVEHGADIGIAHDGDADRCLAVDADGRVIDGDRIMAILAVSMHERGLLTDDTLVVTVMSNLGLKRAMAERGIRVVETKVGDRYVLEALTAGGYALGGEQSGHVIMTEFATTGDGVLTGLHLVAEMARTGKSLAELASVMTVYPQVLVNVRDVDHHALHDDDGVAGAVREVEAELGDTGRVLLRPSGTEPMVRVMVEAADQAAADAHASRLAEVVRERLAR, from the coding sequence ATGCCTCGGCTCTTCGGAACCGACGGGGTCCGGGGCCTGGCCAACCGTGAACTCACGGCTGACCTGGCCCTGGGCCTCGCCCAGGCTGCTGCCGCGGTCCTCACCCAGGGCCGGCACGCCGACGAGAATCGCGCCGCCGGTCGCCGGCCCGTCGCGATCGTCGCACGCGACCCCCGCGTCTCGGGTGAGTTCCTCACCGCAGCGGTCTCCGCGGGACTCGCGAGTTCGGGCGTGGACGTCCTCGACGCCGGCGTCATCCCCACTCCGGCGACGGCGTTCCTCATCGACAGCATCGCCGCCGACTTCGGCGTGATGATCTCGGCGTCGCACAACCCCGCTCCCGACAACGGGATCAAGTTCTTCTCGTTCGGCGGCACCAAGCTGCCCGACGAGGTCGAGGACCGGATCGAGTCCTACCTCGGCAGGCAGAAGCTCGCCCCGACCGGCGACGGCGTCGGCCGCATCCGCCGCTTCGCCGATGCCGAGGACCGCTACGTCGTCCACCTGCTCGGCACCCTCCCCGCGCGCCTCGAGGGGCTCACGGTCGTGCTCGACTGCGCGCACGGCGCCGCCGCGGGCGTCTCGCCCGAGACCTTCCGCGACGCCGGTGCCGAGGTCATCGTCATCGGCGCCGACCCCGACGGCATGAACATCAACGACGGCGTCGGCTCGACCCACCTCGAGCAGCTCCAGCGCGCCGTCGTCGAGCACGGAGCCGACATCGGCATCGCCCACGACGGCGACGCGGACCGCTGCCTCGCGGTCGACGCGGACGGCCGGGTCATCGACGGCGACCGCATCATGGCGATCCTCGCGGTGTCGATGCACGAACGCGGGCTGCTCACCGACGACACCCTCGTGGTCACCGTCATGTCGAACCTCGGGCTCAAGCGCGCGATGGCCGAGCGCGGCATCCGCGTGGTCGAGACCAAGGTCGGCGACCGGTACGTCCTCGAGGCGCTGACCGCCGGAGGGTACGCACTGGGCGGCGAGCAGTCCGGGCACGTCATCATGACCGAGTTCGCGACGACGGGCGACGGCGTGCTGACGGGCCTGCACCTGGTCGCCGAGATGGCGCGCACCGGCAAGTCCTTGGCCGAGCTCGCGTCGGTCATGACCGTGTACCCGCAGGTGCTCGTGAACGTCCGGGACGTCGACCATCACGCGCTGCACGACGACGACGGCGTCGCGGGCGCCGTGCGCGAGGTCGAGGCCGAGCTCGGCGACACGGGTCGGGTGCTCCTGCGCCCGTCCGGCACCGAGCCGATGGTCCGCGTCATGGTCGAGGCCGCCGATCAGGCGGCAGCCGACGCCCACGCGAGCCGGTTGGCCGAGGTCGTGCGGGAGCGTCTGGCTCGCTGA
- the infA gene encoding translation initiation factor IF-1, whose amino-acid sequence MAKKDGVIEIEGSVIEALPNAMFRVELTNGHKVLAHISGKMRQHYIRILPEDRVIVELSPYDLTRGRIVYRYK is encoded by the coding sequence ATGGCCAAGAAAGACGGCGTCATCGAGATCGAAGGCTCGGTCATCGAAGCCCTCCCGAACGCGATGTTCAGGGTGGAGTTGACCAACGGGCACAAGGTGCTCGCCCACATCTCCGGAAAGATGCGCCAGCACTACATCCGCATCCTCCCCGAGGATCGCGTGATCGTGGAGCTGAGCCCGTACGACCTGACCCGCGGCCGGATCGTCTACCGCTACAAGTAG
- the rpsK gene encoding 30S ribosomal protein S11, which translates to MAAPKAATRKPRKKDKKNIAVGQAHIKSTFNNTIVSITDTTGAVISWASSGGVGFKGSRKSTPFAAQLAAESAARQAQEHGMKKVDVFVKGPGSGRETAIRSLQAAGLEVGSITDVTPQAHNGCRPPKRRRV; encoded by the coding sequence ATGGCAGCACCCAAGGCGGCGACTCGCAAGCCGCGCAAGAAGGACAAGAAGAACATCGCCGTGGGCCAGGCCCACATCAAGTCGACGTTCAACAACACCATCGTGTCGATCACCGACACGACCGGTGCCGTGATCAGCTGGGCGTCGTCCGGCGGCGTGGGCTTCAAGGGCTCGCGCAAGTCGACGCCGTTCGCCGCGCAGCTCGCCGCCGAGTCGGCCGCGCGCCAGGCGCAGGAGCACGGCATGAAGAAGGTCGACGTCTTCGTCAAGGGCCCGGGCTCGGGCCGCGAGACCGCGATCCGGTCGCTCCAGGCCGCAGGCCTCGAGGTCGGCAGCATCACCGACGTGACGCCCCAGGCGCACAACGGCTGCCGCCCGCCGAAGCGTCGCCGCGTCTAG
- the truA gene encoding tRNA pseudouridine(38-40) synthase TruA, which yields MTIRVRADVAYDGTGFSGWSRQPGLRTVQGVLESALATLFRRAEVAPRLVVAGRTDAGVHATGQVVHFDVDEASFAAVTRPRRGEHDGASAADPFAVLERRITGILGARDDDVAIRSVLRSPDGFDARFSAVWRRYEYRIADAAGVRDPLQRHRTVWMPRGLDVEAMDAAAQRLLGLGDFAAFCKPRDGATTIRTLQSYRWRRGADGVLVASLQADAFCHSMVRALVGACVAVGEGRLATEGPAELMRAGERTSAFKVLPAKGLTLIEVGYPPDAELAVRSEQTRARRELHVDGVVG from the coding sequence ATGACGATTCGGGTGCGCGCCGACGTCGCCTACGACGGCACGGGGTTCTCGGGGTGGAGTCGCCAGCCGGGTCTGCGCACCGTCCAGGGGGTCCTCGAGTCGGCACTGGCGACGCTGTTCCGTCGGGCGGAGGTCGCGCCGCGGCTGGTCGTCGCCGGCCGCACCGATGCGGGGGTGCACGCGACCGGGCAGGTCGTGCACTTCGACGTCGACGAAGCGTCGTTCGCTGCGGTCACCCGCCCTCGGCGCGGCGAGCACGACGGCGCATCCGCCGCCGACCCGTTCGCGGTCCTCGAACGCCGGATCACGGGAATCCTGGGCGCGCGCGACGACGACGTGGCGATCCGTTCCGTGCTGCGTTCGCCCGACGGGTTCGACGCCCGGTTCTCGGCGGTCTGGCGGCGATACGAGTACCGCATCGCGGATGCGGCCGGCGTGCGGGACCCGCTGCAGCGGCATCGCACGGTCTGGATGCCGCGCGGCCTCGACGTCGAGGCGATGGATGCCGCGGCGCAGCGGCTGCTCGGACTCGGCGACTTCGCGGCATTCTGCAAGCCGCGCGACGGGGCGACGACCATCCGGACGCTGCAGTCCTACCGGTGGCGCCGCGGCGCCGACGGGGTGCTCGTCGCATCGCTGCAGGCGGACGCGTTCTGCCATTCGATGGTGCGTGCGCTCGTGGGGGCGTGCGTCGCGGTCGGGGAGGGACGGCTCGCGACCGAGGGCCCCGCCGAGCTGATGCGGGCGGGCGAGCGCACGAGCGCGTTCAAGGTGCTTCCGGCCAAGGGGCTCACGCTCATCGAGGTCGGGTACCCGCCGGACGCGGAGCTCGCGGTCCGCTCCGAGCAGACCCGCGCGAGGCGCGAATTGCACGTCGACGGCGTCGTCGGGTAA
- the secY gene encoding preprotein translocase subunit SecY, with amino-acid sequence MFNAIGRIFRTPDLRRKIGFTLGIIALFRLGSFIPAPFVDFGNVQQCLASNQGASGLYELVNVFSGGALLQLSIFALGIMPYITAAIIVQLLRVVIPHFETLYKEGQAGQGRLTQYTRYLTIALGVLQSTTLITVARSGALFPANSDPACAQLITNDAWYAILLMVVTMTAGTGLIMWMGELVTERGVGNGMSLLIFTSIAATFPSSLWAIAMTRGFDIFALVLGIGLLVVVAVVFVEQSQRRVPVQYAKRMVGRRTYGGNNTYIPIKVNMAGVVPVIFASSLLYLPALIAQFNQPAAGEEPQAWVVWITNYLTQGDHPLYMLLYFMLIVGFTYFYVAITFNPDEVAENMKKYGGFIPGIRAGRPTAEYLDYVLTRITLPGSLYLGLVALLPLVAFAWFGANQNFPFGGASILIIVGVGLETVKQIDAQLQQRHYEGLLR; translated from the coding sequence GTGTTCAACGCCATCGGGCGGATCTTCCGCACCCCCGACCTTCGCCGGAAGATCGGGTTCACGCTGGGCATCATCGCCCTGTTCCGCCTCGGCTCGTTCATCCCGGCGCCGTTCGTGGACTTCGGGAACGTCCAGCAGTGTCTGGCGTCGAACCAGGGCGCGTCGGGCCTGTACGAGCTCGTCAACGTGTTCTCGGGCGGCGCGCTGCTCCAGTTGTCGATCTTCGCGCTCGGCATCATGCCGTACATCACCGCGGCGATCATCGTGCAGCTGCTGCGCGTGGTGATCCCGCACTTCGAGACCCTCTACAAGGAGGGCCAGGCCGGCCAGGGCCGACTCACGCAGTACACGCGGTACCTCACCATCGCCCTGGGCGTCCTGCAGTCGACGACGCTCATCACCGTCGCTCGGTCGGGCGCGCTGTTCCCGGCCAACTCCGACCCCGCGTGCGCGCAGCTCATCACGAACGACGCGTGGTACGCGATCCTGCTCATGGTCGTGACCATGACCGCCGGCACCGGCCTCATCATGTGGATGGGCGAGCTCGTGACCGAGCGCGGCGTCGGCAACGGCATGTCGCTGCTCATCTTCACGTCGATCGCGGCGACGTTCCCCAGCTCCCTCTGGGCGATCGCGATGACGCGCGGCTTCGACATCTTCGCCCTCGTGCTCGGCATCGGGCTGCTCGTGGTCGTGGCGGTCGTCTTCGTCGAGCAGTCCCAGCGCCGTGTGCCCGTGCAGTACGCCAAGCGGATGGTCGGGCGACGCACGTACGGCGGCAACAACACCTACATCCCGATCAAGGTGAACATGGCCGGCGTCGTGCCCGTCATCTTCGCCTCGTCGCTGCTCTACCTGCCCGCGCTCATCGCGCAGTTCAACCAGCCCGCAGCGGGCGAGGAGCCTCAGGCCTGGGTGGTGTGGATCACCAACTACCTGACGCAGGGCGACCACCCGCTCTACATGCTCCTGTACTTCATGCTCATCGTCGGCTTCACGTACTTCTACGTCGCCATCACGTTCAACCCGGACGAGGTCGCCGAGAACATGAAGAAGTACGGCGGCTTCATCCCCGGCATCCGGGCCGGCCGGCCGACCGCGGAGTACCTCGACTACGTGCTGACGCGCATCACGCTTCCCGGATCGCTCTACCTCGGCCTCGTCGCGCTGCTGCCGCTCGTCGCGTTCGCGTGGTTCGGTGCGAACCAGAACTTCCCGTTCGGCGGCGCCTCGATCCTCATCATCGTGGGTGTCGGCCTCGAGACCGTGAAGCAGATCGACGCCCAGCTCCAGCAGCGCCACTACGAAGGACTCCTCCGATGA
- the rpmJ gene encoding 50S ribosomal protein L36 translates to MKVNPSVKRICDKCKVIRRHGRVMVICENPRHKQRQG, encoded by the coding sequence GTGAAGGTCAACCCCAGCGTCAAGCGCATCTGCGACAAGTGCAAGGTCATCCGCCGCCACGGCCGCGTGATGGTCATCTGCGAGAACCCGCGCCACAAGCAGCGCCAGGGCTAG
- a CDS encoding DNA-directed RNA polymerase subunit alpha, with product MLIAQRPTLTEENISEFRSRFVIEPLEPGFGYTLGNSLRRTLLSSIPGAAVTSIRIDGVLHEFSTVPGVKEDVTEIILNIKNLVVSSEHDEPITAYLRKQGAGEVTAADISAPAGVEVHNPELVIATLNDAAKFELELTIERGRGYVSASQNRAEYAEAGQIPVDSIYSPVLKVTYRVEATRAGERTDFDRLVVDVETKPAISPRDAIASAGRTLVELFGLARELNSAAEGIEIGPAPVDAVLSSELSIPIEDLDLSVRSYNCLKREGINTVSELVALSESQLMNIRNFGQKSVDEVKDKLTEMGLALKDSVPGFDGAHFYTGFDDEN from the coding sequence GTGCTGATCGCACAGCGTCCGACGCTCACCGAAGAGAACATCTCGGAGTTCCGTTCGCGTTTCGTGATCGAGCCCCTCGAGCCGGGCTTCGGTTACACCCTGGGGAACTCGCTCCGTCGCACCCTCCTCTCCTCGATCCCCGGCGCAGCCGTGACGAGCATCCGCATCGACGGCGTGCTCCACGAGTTCTCGACCGTGCCCGGCGTGAAGGAGGATGTCACCGAGATCATCCTCAACATCAAGAACCTGGTCGTCTCCAGCGAGCACGACGAGCCCATCACCGCCTACCTGCGCAAGCAGGGCGCCGGTGAGGTCACCGCAGCCGACATCTCCGCTCCGGCGGGCGTCGAGGTGCACAACCCCGAGCTGGTCATCGCGACGCTCAACGACGCCGCCAAGTTCGAGCTCGAGCTCACCATCGAGCGAGGCCGCGGCTACGTCTCGGCGAGCCAGAACCGGGCCGAGTACGCCGAGGCCGGCCAGATCCCGGTCGACTCGATCTACTCGCCGGTCCTGAAGGTCACCTACCGCGTCGAGGCCACGCGTGCCGGCGAGCGCACCGACTTCGACCGCCTCGTGGTCGACGTCGAGACCAAGCCCGCGATCTCGCCGCGCGACGCGATCGCGTCGGCCGGCCGCACGCTCGTCGAGCTGTTCGGCCTGGCGCGCGAGCTCAACAGCGCGGCCGAGGGCATCGAGATCGGCCCCGCGCCGGTCGACGCGGTGCTCTCGAGCGAGCTGTCGATCCCGATCGAGGACCTCGACCTGTCGGTCCGCTCGTACAACTGCCTCAAGCGCGAGGGCATCAACACGGTGTCCGAGCTCGTGGCGCTGTCCGAGTCGCAGCTGATGAACATCCGCAACTTCGGTCAGAAGTCGGTCGACGAGGTCAAGGACAAGCTCACCGAGATGGGCCTCGCGCTGAAGGACTCGGTCCCCGGCTTCGACGGCGCCCACTTCTACACGGGCTTCGACGACGAGAACTAG
- the rplQ gene encoding 50S ribosomal protein L17, whose translation MPKPTKGPRLGGGPAHERLLLANLAAALFTHKRITTTETKAKRLRPFAERLVTFAKRGDLHARRRVLGVIGDKSVVHELFAVIAPQVADREGGYTRITKIGNRKGDNAPMAVIELVLEPVQPKQRAAKPAAADEAPVEDAPAETPEAEVTEAEAAVDEAAGAEASEESAEAPAEEAEAAEAK comes from the coding sequence ATGCCGAAGCCCACGAAGGGCCCCCGCCTCGGAGGCGGACCCGCGCACGAGCGCCTGCTGCTCGCGAACCTCGCCGCTGCGCTGTTCACGCACAAGCGGATCACCACGACCGAGACCAAGGCCAAGCGCCTGCGTCCGTTCGCCGAGCGCCTGGTGACCTTCGCCAAGCGCGGCGACCTGCACGCGCGTCGTCGCGTGCTCGGGGTGATCGGCGACAAGTCGGTCGTCCACGAGCTGTTCGCGGTCATCGCGCCGCAGGTCGCCGATCGTGAGGGCGGGTACACCCGCATCACGAAGATCGGGAACCGCAAGGGCGACAACGCCCCCATGGCCGTGATCGAGCTCGTGCTCGAGCCGGTCCAGCCGAAGCAGCGCGCCGCCAAGCCCGCCGCTGCCGACGAGGCTCCCGTCGAGGACGCCCCCGCCGAGACCCCCGAGGCCGAGGTGACCGAGGCCGAGGCCGCGGTCGACGAGGCCGCCGGCGCCGAGGCGTCGGAGGAGTCGGCCGAGGCCCCCGCCGAGGAGGCCGAGGCGGCCGAGGCGAAGTAG
- the rplM gene encoding 50S ribosomal protein L13: protein MTRTYTPKANEIQRDWVVIDATDIVLGRLASHAASILRGKHKAIFANHVDTGDFVIIVNAGKVALTGQKLEQKKAYRHSGYPGGLKAVGYAELLEKNPVRAVEKAIRGMLPKNSLGRAQIKKLKVYAGPEHPHSAQQPKPYTLTQVAQ, encoded by the coding sequence GTGACGCGCACCTACACTCCGAAGGCGAACGAGATCCAGCGCGACTGGGTCGTCATCGACGCCACCGACATCGTGCTCGGCCGCCTCGCGAGCCACGCCGCCTCGATCCTCCGCGGCAAGCACAAGGCGATCTTCGCCAACCACGTCGACACCGGTGACTTCGTCATCATCGTCAACGCGGGCAAGGTGGCCCTCACCGGCCAGAAGCTCGAGCAGAAGAAGGCCTACCGCCACTCCGGCTACCCGGGCGGCCTCAAGGCCGTCGGCTACGCCGAGCTCCTCGAGAAGAACCCCGTCCGCGCCGTCGAGAAGGCGATCCGCGGCATGCTGCCGAAGAACTCGCTCGGCCGCGCCCAGATCAAGAAGCTGAAGGTCTACGCCGGCCCGGAGCACCCGCACTCGGCCCAGCAGCCGAAGCCGTACACCCTCACCCAGGTCGCCCAGTAA
- the ptsP gene encoding phosphoenolpyruvate--protein phosphotransferase, with the protein MEFTGIGIGEGIAVGRVARMADRIPDPPEDARTVDEPAEVERATRALVAVGEELRSRGDRAGGSAQEVLEAQALMAGDPSVLADVRTRIAGGRTAERAVHEAFAAYRELLASLGGYLAERAADLDDVSQRVVAHLTGSPAPGVPEPGHPFVLVARDLAPADTALLDLERVLALVTFEGGPTSHTAILAREKGLPAVIGAADAEALVDGESVIVDAARGRVVGAPTPEQLAEAEQRIAERAERAAAPVAPGRLADGTPVALLANLGAPDEAVRAVELGAEGVGLFRTEFLFLDSQAAPDADAQREAYTRLLAAFPGRKVVVRVLDAGADKPLAFVNDDEEANPALGLRGIRALRRSEGVLREQLAALAAADAATSADLQVMAPMIATVEETRWFVGLCREYGLESAGVMIETPSAALIADRVLAACEFASIGTNDLTQYTMAADRLLASVAGLQDPWSPAVLRLIGEVGAAGRRVGRPVGVCGEAAADPLLAVVLVGLGVTSLSMSPSALGDVRTRLAGVGPRDAERMAEAAVAAEGADEARRAAEAVAPGSG; encoded by the coding sequence ATGGAGTTCACCGGGATCGGCATCGGCGAGGGGATCGCCGTGGGGCGGGTCGCCCGCATGGCGGATCGCATCCCGGACCCTCCCGAGGACGCCCGGACCGTGGACGAGCCCGCCGAGGTCGAGCGCGCGACGCGCGCGCTCGTCGCCGTCGGCGAGGAGCTCCGCAGTCGCGGCGACCGGGCGGGCGGTTCGGCGCAGGAGGTCCTCGAGGCCCAGGCCCTGATGGCCGGGGATCCGTCGGTGCTCGCGGACGTGCGCACGCGTATCGCGGGCGGCCGGACCGCCGAGCGCGCCGTGCACGAGGCGTTCGCCGCCTACCGCGAGCTGCTCGCGTCGCTCGGCGGCTACCTGGCCGAACGTGCCGCCGACCTCGACGACGTGTCGCAGCGCGTGGTCGCGCACCTGACCGGGTCGCCCGCGCCGGGTGTGCCCGAGCCGGGGCACCCCTTCGTGCTCGTCGCGCGAGACCTCGCGCCGGCCGACACCGCGCTCCTCGACCTCGAGCGGGTCCTCGCACTCGTCACGTTCGAGGGCGGCCCGACGTCGCACACCGCGATCCTGGCGAGGGAGAAGGGGCTGCCCGCGGTCATCGGCGCAGCGGATGCCGAGGCGCTCGTCGACGGCGAATCCGTGATCGTCGATGCCGCGCGAGGGCGGGTGGTGGGAGCGCCGACGCCCGAACAGCTGGCCGAGGCGGAGCAGCGGATCGCCGAACGCGCCGAGCGGGCCGCGGCGCCGGTCGCCCCCGGTCGCCTCGCCGACGGCACCCCGGTCGCGCTCCTGGCCAACCTCGGGGCGCCGGACGAGGCCGTCCGCGCCGTGGAGCTCGGAGCCGAAGGCGTCGGACTGTTCCGGACCGAGTTCCTCTTCCTCGATTCGCAGGCGGCTCCGGATGCGGACGCGCAGCGGGAGGCGTACACGCGCCTGCTCGCGGCGTTCCCGGGTCGGAAGGTCGTGGTGCGCGTCCTCGACGCGGGCGCCGACAAGCCGCTCGCCTTCGTCAACGACGACGAGGAGGCGAACCCCGCGCTCGGCCTGCGCGGCATCCGCGCCCTCAGGCGCTCCGAGGGCGTCCTGCGGGAGCAGCTCGCCGCGCTGGCGGCAGCGGATGCCGCGACGAGCGCCGACCTGCAGGTCATGGCGCCCATGATCGCGACCGTCGAGGAGACGCGCTGGTTCGTCGGGCTGTGCCGGGAGTACGGACTCGAGAGTGCGGGCGTGATGATCGAGACGCCGTCGGCCGCGCTCATCGCGGACCGCGTGCTCGCGGCGTGCGAGTTCGCCTCGATCGGCACGAACGACCTGACCCAGTACACGATGGCCGCGGACCGGCTGCTGGCCTCGGTCGCCGGGCTGCAGGATCCGTGGTCGCCGGCGGTGCTGCGGCTCATCGGCGAGGTCGGCGCGGCCGGGCGCCGCGTCGGGCGCCCGGTCGGCGTCTGCGGCGAGGCCGCCGCAGACCCGCTGCTCGCGGTCGTGCTGGTCGGCCTGGGGGTGACGAGCCTGTCGATGTCGCCGAGCGCGCTCGGCGACGTGCGGACGCGCCTGGCCGGGGTCGGCCCGAGGGACGCCGAGCGGATGGCGGAGGCGGCCGTCGCGGCGGAGGGCGCGGATGAGGCGCGGCGCGCCGCGGAGGCCGTCGCGCCCGGGTCGGGGTGA
- the rpsM gene encoding 30S ribosomal protein S13 yields the protein MARLAGVDIPREKRVEIALTYIFGVGRTRALETLKATGISGDIRVKDLSDDQLVALRDHIEGTYKVEGDLRREVAADIRRKVEIGSYEGLRHRRGLPVRGQRTKTNARTRKGPKRTVAGKKKPGRK from the coding sequence ATGGCACGTCTGGCAGGAGTCGACATCCCGCGCGAGAAGCGCGTGGAGATCGCACTGACCTATATCTTCGGCGTCGGTCGCACCCGCGCGCTCGAGACGCTGAAGGCCACCGGCATCAGCGGTGACATCCGCGTCAAGGACCTCAGCGACGACCAGCTCGTCGCGCTCCGCGACCACATCGAGGGCACCTACAAGGTCGAGGGCGACCTCCGCCGCGAGGTCGCCGCCGACATCCGCCGCAAGGTCGAGATCGGCTCCTACGAGGGCCTGCGCCACCGCCGCGGCCTGCCCGTCCGCGGTCAGCGGACCAAGACCAACGCTCGTACCCGCAAGGGCCCGAAGCGCACCGTCGCGGGCAAGAAGAAGCCCGGCCGCAAGTAA
- a CDS encoding adenylate kinase gives MTHQNASARFLIVGPQGSGKGTQGVLVAEAFGVPQVATGDIFRANVKGGTELGKRVQAIIEAGDLVPDELTSELVSDRLEQADAERGFLLDGYPRNRGQVDDLARFLSTRGASLDAVIELVVPREESISRLRQRALEQGRTDDTEEVIENRLAIYERETAPILDVYRAQGLVVRIDGVGTLAEVTERIFVALAERGLQPNGDGAAAGAA, from the coding sequence ATGACGCATCAGAACGCCTCCGCCCGCTTCCTCATCGTCGGTCCGCAGGGTTCGGGCAAGGGCACCCAGGGCGTGCTCGTCGCCGAGGCCTTCGGCGTTCCGCAGGTCGCCACCGGCGACATCTTCCGCGCGAACGTCAAGGGCGGCACGGAGCTCGGCAAGCGCGTCCAGGCGATCATCGAGGCCGGCGACCTGGTCCCCGACGAGCTGACCAGCGAACTGGTCAGCGACCGTCTCGAGCAGGCGGATGCCGAGCGCGGATTCCTGCTCGACGGCTACCCGCGCAACCGCGGCCAGGTCGACGATCTCGCGCGGTTCCTCTCGACCCGCGGTGCGTCGCTCGACGCCGTCATCGAGCTCGTGGTCCCTCGCGAGGAGTCGATCTCGCGCCTTCGCCAGCGTGCGCTCGAGCAGGGCCGGACGGATGACACCGAAGAGGTCATCGAGAACCGTCTCGCGATCTACGAGCGCGAGACCGCACCGATCCTCGACGTCTACCGCGCCCAGGGCCTCGTCGTGCGCATCGACGGCGTCGGCACGCTCGCCGAGGTCACCGAGCGCATCTTCGTCGCACTCGCGGAACGCGGCCTGCAGCCCAACGGCGACGGCGCGGCCGCGGGCGCCGCGTAG